TGTGTTCTTCCCGGAGGTGGCGATCACGTTCGCCGTCGTGCCGGGCGAGCACTACCACGTACCGCTGCTGCTCAACCCGTTCGGCTACTCCGTATACAGAGGGAGCTAGCTACATGCCCACGATCCTGGGACAGAACCAGTACGGCAAGGCCGAGAACCGAGTCGTAAAGATCACGCGGGACGGCGCCACCCACCACATCAAGGACCTCAACGTCTCGGTCGCGCTCTCCGGCGACATGGAAGAGGTCCACTACTCCGGCTCGAACGCCCACGTCCTGCCGACCGACACCACCAAGAACACGGTGTACGCGTTCGCCAAGGAGCACGGCATCGAGTCCGCCGAGCAGTTCGGCATCCACCTCGCCCGGCACTTCGTGACCTCGCAGGAGCCGATCAAGACGGCCCGGATCCGCATCGAGGAGTACGCCTGGGAGCGGATCGAGGCCTCCGACGCCGACGCGCGGTCCACCGGCGCCGGCGAGGTCAAGCACTCCTTCGTCCGCAAGGGCCAGGAGACGCGGCTCACCCAGATCACCTACGACGGTGAGCGCTGGGAGGTCGTCTCGGGCCTGAAGGACCTCGTCGTGATGAACTCGACCAACTCCGAGTTCTGGGGCTACGTCAAGGACAGGTACACGACCCTCAAGGAGGCCTACGACCGCATCCTGGCCACCGAGGTCTCCGGCCGCTGGCGGTTCAGCTGGACCGACGACGAACAGCACATGCCCGACTGGGAGACGTCCTACGAGCAGGTGAAGAAGCACATGCTCCAGGCCTTCGCCGAGACCTACTCGCTCTCCCTTCAGCAGACCCTGTACCAGATGGGTGCGCGGATCATCGACAACCGCAGCGAGATCGACGAGGTCCGCTTCTCCCTCCCGAACAAGCACCACTTCCTGGTGGACCTGGAGCCGTTCGGGCTGAAGAACGCCACCGAAGAAGGTGCTGTGTACTTCGCCGCCGACCGCCCCTACGGCCTGATCGAGGCGACGGTCCTCAGGGACGGCTGCGAGGCGAAGATCCCCGTGGACCTCACCAACCTCTGAGGTTCCCTCTTTCGGCACCCGTGGCCGGGGAACCCTTCTCCCGGCCACGGCACTCAAAACTTCCGGGGTCCTGCCGTGCCCTCTCCACCACAGCGCAAAGGACGAACCATGGCAGCAGACCGGCGCATCGTCATCGAGAACTGCGCGATCGCGACCGTCGACGGACACGACACCGAGTACGCCTCCGGGCACGTCGTCCTCGCCGGCAACCGCATCGAGTCGCTCGGCGCGGGCAGGGCCCCCGACGGCCTGGAGAACGTGGCACGCCGCATCGACGCCTCCGGCCACCTCGTGACCCCCGGCCTGATCAACACCCACCACCACTTCTACCAGTGGATCACCCGGGGCCTGGCCACCGACCACAACCTCTTCAACTGGCTCGTCGCGCTGTACCCGGTCTGGGCGCGTATCGACGAACCGA
The Streptomyces tuirus genome window above contains:
- the pucL gene encoding factor-independent urate hydroxylase; translated protein: MPTILGQNQYGKAENRVVKITRDGATHHIKDLNVSVALSGDMEEVHYSGSNAHVLPTDTTKNTVYAFAKEHGIESAEQFGIHLARHFVTSQEPIKTARIRIEEYAWERIEASDADARSTGAGEVKHSFVRKGQETRLTQITYDGERWEVVSGLKDLVVMNSTNSEFWGYVKDRYTTLKEAYDRILATEVSGRWRFSWTDDEQHMPDWETSYEQVKKHMLQAFAETYSLSLQQTLYQMGARIIDNRSEIDEVRFSLPNKHHFLVDLEPFGLKNATEEGAVYFAADRPYGLIEATVLRDGCEAKIPVDLTNL